The Toxorhynchites rutilus septentrionalis strain SRP chromosome 3, ASM2978413v1, whole genome shotgun sequence genome includes a region encoding these proteins:
- the LOC129780080 gene encoding probable ATP-dependent RNA helicase DDX10, producing MAKFKIKTKSPASNVPKTTNGKPKEGKKPNKFKFSVKNEDAEIAQLTERYSTVKIEENCSFSDFPLSKKTLQGLTQGQYKKPTAIQRESILPALQGKDILAAAKTGSGKTLAFLIPVFEHLYINRWTRLDGLGALIITPTRELALQIFETVAKIGKLHDFTTGLIIGGQNLKFETKRLHQLNIIICTPGRLLQHMDQNPLFDCTNFKMLVLDEADRCLDMGFETAMNAIIGNLPITRQTLLFSATQTKSVKDLARLNMKDPVYVAPHEKEQYTTPNRLQQNYVVLELGDKLMMLWSFLKAHSKQKIIVFFATCKQVKYFYQIFRKLRPNILLLPLYGGMNQEKRNNIYGEFCTRNNVCLMATDIASRGLDFPKVNWVVQLDCPEDTTQYIHRAGRTARLNTSGESLLVLLPQEEEGVVAMLEKTKVPINKISIDQKQLFSPIVKIQSFLAQSPELKETAKRAFIAYVKSVALMKNKKIFDVAKLDLDSYAKSLGLLVAPRVRFLSKIGIKNVKNVKADVSVTIAEDEEDSEGELFTVKQSDKPVLDQAQSTSDSCPVSTQVHKKKMTKVKILKRSLVTNKKITFEESGDANENHDEDEVYDIEKARAQLRLVDAADKERYKDLRKAKRIAKKEKGKRKADDAEMDEFPSEEDDSVDLNWLPDPDKVYKNGDHTETGMKEQVPKKKRKIIEKIDDITLTEAEQLAMNLLL from the exons ATGgccaaattcaaaattaaaacaaaatcgcCTGCGTCCAATGTTCCAAAGACGACCAATGGAAAGCCTAAAGAAGGCAAGAAGCCAAATAAGTTCAAGTTTTCTGTTAAGAATGAAGACGCCGAGATAGCGCAGCTAACTGAGCGCTATTCGACggtgaaaattgaagagaaCTGCAGTTTCTCTGATTTTCCGTTATCGAAGAAAACATTACAAGGATTAACCCAGGGACAGTACAAAAAACCAACGGCTATACAGCGCGAATCGATTCTGCCGGCACTTCAGGGGAAGGATATTCTGGCAGCTGCCAAAACAGGTAGTGGAAAGACCCTTGCTTTTCTTATTCCAGTTTTCGAGCatttatacataaaccgatGGACCCGTCTCGATGGATTAGGTGCTCTGATTATAACACCTACTAGGGAACTAGCTTTGCAGATATTTGAGACGGTAgcaaaaattggcaaacttCATGATTTTACAACTGGGCTGATTATTGGTGGACagaatctgaaatttgaaacaaaacgtCTGCATCAGCTAAACATTATAATATGTACGCCTGGCCGATTGCTGCAACACATGGATCAGAACCCACTGTTCGATTGTACAAATTTTAAGATGTTAGTTCTGGATGAAGCAGATCGCTGCTTGGATATGGGCTTTGAAACAGCAATGAACGCCATCATTGGGAATTTACCGATAACCAGACAAACTTTGCTATTTTCTGCCACTCAAACTAAATCGGTGAAGGACTTAGCACGTTTGAACATGAAGGACCCCGTTTATGTAGCCCCTCATGAGAAGGAACAGTACACAACACCCAATCGATTACAGCAGAATTACGTGGTGCTTGAACTTGGCGACAAGCTTATGATGCTTTGGTCATTCTTAAAGGCCCACAGCAAGCAGAAAATCATCGTATTTTTTGCGACATGTAAACAG GTGAAATATTTCTATCAAATTTTTCGTAAGCTGCGACCAAACATACTGCTGCTACCTTTGTATGGTGGCATGAACCAGGAAAAACGCAACAATATTTATGGAGAATTTTGCACGCGCAACAATGTGTGTCTTATGGCAACCGACATCGCATCGCGAGGTCTGGACTTTCCGAAAGTAAACTGGGTGGTGCAGCTAGATTGTCCCGAAGATACCACACAATACATTCATCGAGCAGGTCGGACGGCGCGTCTCAATACCAGCGGAGAGAGCTTGCTAGTGCTGCTGCCACAGGAGGAAGAGGGAGTGGTTGCGATGTTGGAGAAAACAAAAGTGCCCATCAATAAAATCAGCATCGATCAGAAGCAGCTCTTCTCGCCAATCGTTAAAATTCAATCGTTCTTAGCTCAATCTCCCGAGCTAAAAGAAACTGCAAAACGTGCTTTCATTGCGTACGTGAAATCAGTTGCGTTGATGAAGAATAAGAAAATATTTGACGTGGCTAAACTGGATCTGGATTCATATGCCAAATCATTAGGACTATTGGTGGCTCCACGCGTAAGATTTTTATCGAAAATAGGCATTAAGAATGTTAAGAATGTGAAAGCAGATGTTAGCGTAACAATAGCCGAAGATGAAGAGGATAGCGAGGGTGAATTGTTCACCGTAAAACAGTCCGACAAGCCAGTCTTGGATCAGGCTCAATCAACAAGCGATAGTTGTCCTGTTAGTACACAAGTACATAAGAAAAAAATGACTAAAGTCAAGATTCTGAAAAGATCGTTGGtaaccaataaaaaaattacGTTTGAGGAAAGTGGAGATGCAAACGAGAATCATGACGAAGATGAGGTTTATGATATAGAAAAGGCTCGAGCTCAACTTCGATTGGTAGATGCTGCTGACAAAGAACGTTACAAAGATTTGCGTAAGGCTAAGCGAATAGCCAAGAAAGAAAAGGGGAAACGAAAGGCCGACGATGCCGAAATGGATGAATTCCCAAGCGAAGAAGACGACAGCGTCGATCTCAATTGGCTGCCAGATCCGGATAAAGTGTACAAGAATGGAGACCATACGGAAACCGGAATGAAGGAGCAAGTCCCGaagaaaaaacgcaaaattaTCGAGAAAATTGATGATATTACACTAACGGAAGCGGAACAACTTGCAATGAATCTTCTCCTATGA
- the LOC129780081 gene encoding oxygen-dependent coproporphyrinogen-III oxidase, producing the protein MFSKILGSKVRFVTWITGSQGKKVFGLVGTVLVGGSIAKYCQRNDTFVVSAFLPPSRAKFMAEPITPRKDLISNANDMKARMELLIMKIQAELCNALENEENFGKKFTVDRWERTEGGGGITCVLQDGDVFEKAGVNISVVHGNLPKGAIQQMRSRGKQLEEGELPFFAAGVSAVIHPRNPMVPTIHFNYRYFEVNDSKGHKQWWFGGGTDLTPYYLNEADAVHFHQSLKEACDEHDPTYYPKFKDWCDKYFFIPHRKECRGVGGIFFDDLDTPDQESAFNFVSSCAHSVIPSYLPLVRKHKNESYGDRERQWQLLRRGRYVEFNLIYDRGTKFGLYTPGARYESILMSLPLTAKWEYMNFPKPDSREGEITHVLQNPRDWLHHKV; encoded by the exons ATGTTTTCCAAAATATTAGGTTCAAAGGTCCGTTTCGTGACTTGGATCACTGGAAGtcaaggcaaaaaagtttttgg ACTTGTAGGTACTGTATTGGTTGGTGGTTCAATCGCAAAATATTGCCAGCGCAATGACACGTTTGTGGTATCAGCATTCTTACCGCCATCCAGAGCAAAGTTTATGGCAGAACCAATCACTCCCAGGAAGGACTTGATATCCAACGCTAACGACATGAAGGCTCGCATGGAACTTTTGATTATGAAAATTCAAGCCGAACTTTGCAATGCGCTGGAAAACGAGGAGAACTTTGGCAAGAAGTTTACTGTTGATCGTTGGGAACGAACGGAGGGCGGGGGCGGAATCACTTGCGTTCTTCAGGACGGCGATGTGTTCGAGAAAGCTGGCGTCAACATATCTGTTGTGCACGGAAACTTGCCAAAGGGTGCCATACAGCAAATGCGATCGAGAGGTAAACAGTTGGAAGAAGGGGAATTGCCATTCTTTGCCGCTGGCGTCAGTGCTGTTATTCATCCGAGGAATCCAATGGTACCGACTATTCACTTCAATTATCGGTATTTTGAGGTGAATGACTCAAAAGGACACAAACAATGGTGGTTTGGGGGAG GGACTGATCTTACACCGTATTACCTGAATGAAGCAGATGCCGTACATTTTCACCAGTCGTTGAAAGAAGCCTGTGATGAGCACGATCCAACATATTATCCAAAATTCAAAGATTGGTGTGATAAATATTTCTTCATCCCCCATCGCAAGGAATGTCGAGGAGTCGGTGGTATCTTTTTCGATGACCTTGACACGCCTGATCAAGAAAGTGCGTTTAATTTTGTTTCTTCGTGTGCACATTCGGTTATCCCATCATACCTACCACTTGTGCGAAAGCATAAAAATGAATCCTACGGAGATCGGGAACGACAATGGCAGCTACTGCGAAGAGGACGCTATGTAGAGTTCAATCTGATTTACGATCgtggaacgaaatttgggttATACACACCGGGCGCACGCTACGAAAGTATTCTGATGTCACTTCCATTAACAGCG AAATGGGAATATATGAATTTCCCAAAGCCTGACAGCAGGGAAGGTGAGATTACACACGTACTACAAAATCCGAGAGACTGGTTACATCACAAAGTATGA